One region of Roseicitreum antarcticum genomic DNA includes:
- a CDS encoding DNA-3-methyladenine glycosylase family protein — protein MVGRILQTDACMAEGAAWLAQAEPRFAHALTLTGPLPLRRRADGFSALLNAIVSQQVSVAAASAIWGRMQSAGFTGPSAVLAADEDALRAQGLSRQKARYARALAGAGIDFDALRTAPDDEVVETLVAVPGIGAWTAEIYAMFSLGRADVFAPGDLALQESARVLFDLPERPRPAAFRAMAAEWTPWRSVAAGLLWAYYRVDKQREGVL, from the coding sequence ATGGTTGGACGGATTTTGCAGACAGATGCCTGCATGGCCGAAGGGGCCGCGTGGCTTGCGCAGGCAGAGCCGCGCTTTGCCCATGCCCTGACGCTGACCGGGCCGCTGCCGTTGCGACGGCGGGCGGATGGGTTCAGCGCGCTTCTCAATGCCATTGTCAGCCAGCAGGTCAGCGTGGCAGCGGCCAGTGCGATCTGGGGGCGGATGCAGTCGGCGGGATTCACGGGTCCATCCGCAGTGCTGGCGGCGGATGAGGACGCGCTGCGCGCCCAGGGTCTGTCGCGTCAGAAGGCACGCTATGCGCGGGCCCTGGCCGGGGCGGGGATCGATTTTGACGCGCTGCGCACCGCGCCCGACGATGAGGTTGTGGAAACCCTGGTCGCGGTCCCCGGCATCGGGGCCTGGACCGCCGAAATCTATGCCATGTTCAGCCTGGGCCGCGCAGATGTCTTTGCGCCCGGCGATCTGGCCTTGCAGGAATCGGCGCGGGTTCTGTTCGATCTGCCAGAGCGCCCACGCCCGGCGGCGTTTCGGGCCATGGCGGCGGAATGGACGCCTTGGCGGTCGGTTGCGGCGGGTCTTCTGTGGGCGTATTACCGTGTCGACAAACAGCGTGAGGGGGTCTTATGA
- a CDS encoding HNH endonuclease produces the protein MDGDFRTDFVRDPVGLKQFPALVLNADYRPLSYYPLSLWPWQDAIKAAWLDRVDIVAEYDHTVRSQRMELRIPSVVVLREFVKPQKRVAFTRFNLFLRDEFSCQYCGSRKDLTFDHVVPRAHGGVTSWTNVVAACAPCNLRKGSKTLRASGLTLRKPPRPPAAEELRNMGRRFPPNHLHDSWLDYLYWDAELEA, from the coding sequence ATGGACGGTGATTTCAGAACAGATTTTGTGCGCGATCCTGTCGGGCTGAAGCAATTTCCGGCGCTGGTGCTGAATGCTGACTACCGGCCCCTGTCATATTATCCCTTGTCGCTGTGGCCCTGGCAGGATGCGATCAAGGCGGCCTGGCTGGACCGGGTGGATATCGTCGCCGAATACGACCACACGGTGCGCAGCCAGCGGATGGAACTGCGAATACCCTCGGTCGTCGTGTTGCGTGAATTCGTGAAACCCCAGAAGCGCGTGGCCTTCACGCGCTTCAATCTTTTTCTGAGGGACGAATTCTCGTGCCAGTACTGCGGTTCGCGAAAGGATCTGACCTTTGATCATGTGGTGCCGCGTGCCCATGGCGGGGTGACAAGCTGGACCAATGTGGTCGCCGCCTGCGCGCCATGCAACCTGCGCAAGGGGTCGAAGACGTTGCGTGCCTCGGGGCTGACGCTGCGCAAACCTCCGCGTCCGCCCGCCGCCGAGGAATTGCGCAACATGGGTCGGCGGTTCCCGCCCAACCATCTGCACGATTCGTGGCTGGATTATCTGTATTGGGACGCCGAACTGGAAGCGTGA
- a CDS encoding alpha/beta hydrolase, with amino-acid sequence MTRKLMSNRKAPVSGNVRSVVVFVHGYGADGGDLLGLADPLSPHLPDTAFYAPDAPERCTGNPFGFQWFPIPWLDGSSEAAAAAGLEAASADLHAFMDKVIADEGIEADQLALVGFSQGTMMALHVAPRRAAVIGAVVGFSGRLLAPERLESEAVARPPMLLIHGDADEVVLPESLPQAADALVAAGFDVFTHVSKGTGHGIAPDGLSLTLSFLRDHLGY; translated from the coding sequence ATGACGCGCAAACTGATGTCCAACCGCAAGGCGCCTGTGTCGGGCAATGTCCGGTCGGTTGTGGTCTTCGTCCATGGATACGGTGCCGATGGCGGGGACCTGCTGGGTCTGGCCGACCCGTTGTCGCCGCATCTGCCCGACACGGCTTTCTACGCCCCCGACGCGCCTGAGCGCTGCACCGGCAACCCCTTCGGCTTTCAGTGGTTTCCCATTCCTTGGCTGGATGGGTCAAGCGAGGCTGCGGCAGCCGCAGGGCTGGAAGCGGCCAGCGCCGATCTGCACGCCTTTATGGACAAGGTTATCGCGGATGAGGGGATCGAGGCTGACCAGTTGGCGCTGGTGGGTTTCTCGCAGGGCACGATGATGGCGCTGCATGTAGCACCCCGCCGCGCCGCGGTCATTGGCGCAGTGGTCGGGTTTTCGGGCCGCTTGCTGGCGCCCGAGCGGCTGGAATCCGAGGCCGTTGCTCGCCCACCGATGCTGCTGATCCATGGTGATGCCGATGAGGTCGTGCTGCCGGAATCCTTGCCGCAAGCCGCCGATGCGCTGGTCGCGGCCGGGTTCGACGTGTTCACCCATGTATCGAAAGGCACGGGCCATGGCATCGCGCCTGACGGCCTTTCGCTGACGCTGAGCTTTCTGCGCGACCACCTGGGGTATTGA